In one Silene latifolia isolate original U9 population chromosome 10, ASM4854445v1, whole genome shotgun sequence genomic region, the following are encoded:
- the LOC141607366 gene encoding uncharacterized protein LOC141607366: MKKDAPFQWDEKCKHAFDSIKKYLASALVLGAPIPGKPLILYIATEERSLGAMCAQEIEDRKERALYYLSRTFVGAELNYSPIEKICLALVFAIQKLRHYMQAHTIHVVSKVIQSIKGQVIADFFAVHTVPTEWELSDELPGEEIFYVDILPPWQMYFDGDARRDGAGAGVVFISPQNHVIPYSFTLTQFCSNNVAEYKALILGLQMELEIGVRDMDIYGDSQLVISQVLDEYEVRKEDLIPYHRQALQLLNQLDSINIGHIPRSANKLADALANLLATLALGAKESMQVPV, encoded by the exons atgaaaaaggatgctccattTCAGTGGGATGAAAAATGCAAACATGCTTTTGATAGCATAAAAAAGTACCTGGCTAGTGCACTAGTGTTGGGGGCACCGATTCCAGGAAAACCGCTCATTCTATACATCGCTACAGAAGAACGTTCGCTGGGGGCAATGTGTGCACAAGAAATTGAAGACCGTAAGGAGAGAGCACTCTACTACTTGAGTCGTACCTTTGTTGGAGCTGAATTAAATTACTCACCCATAGAGAAGATATGTCTTGCTTTGGTGTTCGCCATCCAGAAGTTGAGGCACTACATGCAGGCGCATACCATACACGTGGTCTCAAAAGTGATCCAATCAA TAAAAGGTCAGGTTATTGCAGATTTCTTCGCTGTTCATACAGTCCCGACAGAGTGGGAACTTTCAGATGAACTACCAGGAGAAGAAATATTTTACGTGGACATTTTACCTCCATGGCAAATGTACTTCGACGGTGATGCAAGGCGAGACGGAGCTGGAGCAGGAGTTGTGTTCATATCTCCACAAAACCATGTAATACCATACTCATTTACACTCACACAGTTTTGCTCAAATAACGTGGCAGAATATAAAGCTTTGATATTAGGTCTTCAAATGGAACTTGAAATAGGCGTAAGGGACATGGATATTTACGGAGACTCACAATTGGTGATCAGCCAAGTCCTGGATGAGTATGAGGTAagaaaggaagacttgattccCTACCATCGACAGGCGTTGCAACTGCTTAATCAACTTGACTCCATCAATATTGGTCATATACCGaggagtgccaataagttggctGACGCGCTTGCTAACCTTTTAGCCACTTTGGCACTGGGGGCAAAAGAATCTATGCAAGTGCCGGTCTGA